One Streptomyces sp. SAI-135 DNA segment encodes these proteins:
- a CDS encoding NAD(P)/FAD-dependent oxidoreductase, which translates to MKESEWDTCVIGAGPAGLAVARALGERRLPYTHIERHTGPGGLWDIDNPGSPMYESAHFISSKTLSGFGGWPMPDHFADYPPRREILSYLTSFADAYGLSERIEFGTAVRDVAKNADGTWTVTRADGRTSRHAQVVVCTGSQWHPNVPEIPGDFSGEIRHTVSYRSSDELRGQRVLVVGAGNSGCDIACDAARAADHAEISMRRGYWFIPKHLFGRPVDTLEGVGPRMPKWLEQRLFGALLRIVNGDPTRLGLQKPDHKLFETHPTVNSLLLHHLQHGDITARPGVLRAAGSTVHFTDGSSNDFDLILLATGYVHKVPVAQAYFGDEQHPDLYLSSFSREHEGLFGVGFIETNSGAYQLFDAQAQLIAGFIQDSRRGLPNAERFARMIRGDRPDLTGGLRFVDSPRHTGYVDSAAYTKYLAKVAAAMGWPTEGRPPAMRAVRGKETVA; encoded by the coding sequence ATGAAGGAGTCCGAATGGGACACGTGTGTCATCGGTGCGGGTCCCGCGGGGCTGGCGGTGGCACGGGCGCTCGGTGAGCGACGGCTCCCCTACACGCACATCGAACGGCACACCGGTCCGGGCGGCCTGTGGGACATCGACAACCCGGGCAGCCCCATGTACGAGTCGGCCCATTTCATCTCCAGCAAGACCCTCTCGGGCTTCGGCGGCTGGCCGATGCCCGACCACTTCGCCGACTACCCGCCGCGGCGGGAGATCCTGTCGTATCTGACGTCGTTCGCCGACGCGTACGGACTGTCGGAGCGCATCGAGTTCGGTACCGCGGTGCGCGACGTGGCGAAGAACGCGGACGGCACCTGGACGGTCACCCGTGCCGACGGACGCACCAGCCGGCACGCGCAGGTGGTGGTCTGCACCGGCTCGCAGTGGCACCCCAACGTCCCCGAGATCCCGGGCGACTTCAGCGGCGAGATCCGGCACACGGTGTCCTACCGCAGCAGCGACGAACTGCGCGGCCAGCGGGTCTTGGTGGTCGGCGCCGGCAACTCCGGCTGCGACATCGCCTGCGACGCGGCCCGTGCCGCCGACCACGCGGAGATCAGCATGCGCCGCGGTTACTGGTTCATCCCCAAGCACCTGTTCGGCAGGCCCGTGGACACCCTCGAAGGCGTCGGTCCCCGGATGCCGAAGTGGCTGGAGCAGAGGCTGTTCGGCGCGCTCCTGCGGATCGTCAACGGCGATCCGACCCGCCTCGGCCTGCAGAAGCCGGACCACAAGCTCTTCGAGACCCACCCCACCGTCAACTCGCTGCTGCTGCACCACCTGCAGCACGGCGACATCACCGCGCGGCCGGGTGTCCTGCGGGCCGCGGGCAGCACCGTCCACTTCACCGACGGCAGCAGCAACGACTTCGACCTGATCCTGCTGGCGACCGGCTATGTGCACAAAGTGCCCGTCGCGCAGGCCTACTTCGGCGACGAGCAGCACCCCGACCTGTACCTGTCGTCGTTCTCCCGCGAGCATGAGGGACTGTTCGGCGTGGGGTTCATCGAGACCAACTCCGGCGCCTACCAACTCTTCGACGCACAGGCGCAGTTGATTGCCGGTTTCATCCAGGACAGCCGCCGGGGCCTGCCGAACGCGGAGCGGTTCGCCCGCATGATTCGCGGCGACCGCCCGGACCTGACCGGCGGTCTGCGGTTCGTGGACTCCCCCCGCCACACCGGCTACGTCGACAGCGCCGCGTACACCAAATACCTGGCCAAGGTCGCCGCGGCCATGGGCTGGCCGACCGAGGGCCGCCCGCCGGCCATGCGGGCCGTCCGCGGCAAGGAGACGGTGGCATGA
- a CDS encoding SDR family oxidoreductase, which yields MSGYDCTGKVMLVTGGAGGIGSALCRRFAIGGAVCVVVDIDGERARQVAATLPGAGHLGLGCDLLDRAGVADLFEQVGAAFGRLDVLVNNVGMTSTERFDVRPVETIEREIELNMVSPLVATRLAIPLLRASADPRVVTTVSLAGIFPQGETPIYAASKFGLRGAMLSIALDLGAKGIRVGSVLPSATDTPMLRREAVDGGNSLQFQDPPQQPSDVVAAVVSLLDRPRLEAYPRLGESLLVRFSMLVPNLLPRLLPFFRRRGERGLARYLEDLRRRGLARQDDGRWELVQEA from the coding sequence ATGAGCGGCTACGACTGCACCGGCAAGGTGATGCTGGTGACCGGCGGCGCGGGCGGCATCGGCAGCGCGTTGTGCCGACGGTTCGCGATCGGCGGCGCGGTGTGCGTCGTCGTCGACATCGACGGTGAGCGCGCGCGGCAGGTCGCCGCCACCCTGCCCGGCGCCGGTCACCTCGGCCTCGGCTGCGACCTGCTGGACCGGGCCGGGGTCGCGGACCTCTTCGAACAGGTCGGCGCCGCCTTCGGCCGTCTCGACGTGCTGGTGAACAACGTCGGAATGACCAGCACCGAGCGGTTCGACGTGCGCCCGGTGGAGACCATCGAGCGGGAGATCGAGCTCAACATGGTCTCCCCGCTCGTGGCCACCCGGCTGGCCATACCCCTGCTGAGGGCCTCGGCCGATCCCCGCGTCGTCACCACGGTGTCCCTCGCCGGCATCTTCCCCCAGGGAGAGACTCCCATCTACGCGGCGTCGAAGTTCGGGCTGCGCGGCGCGATGCTGTCCATCGCCCTCGACCTGGGCGCCAAGGGCATTCGCGTCGGTTCGGTGCTGCCGTCGGCCACCGACACCCCGATGCTGCGCCGGGAAGCCGTCGACGGCGGCAACTCCCTGCAGTTCCAGGATCCGCCGCAGCAGCCGTCCGACGTCGTCGCCGCGGTGGTGAGTCTGCTCGACCGGCCGCGGCTCGAGGCGTATCCACGCCTCGGTGAATCGCTCCTGGTCCGCTTCTCCATGCTGGTGCCGAACCTGCTCCCCCGTCTTCTCCCGTTCTTCCGCAGGCGCGGCGAACGCGGCCTGGCCCGGTACTTGGAGGACCTGCGGCGCAGAGGGCTGGCCCGGCAGGACGACGGCCGCTGGGAACTGGTGCAGGAGGCATGA
- a CDS encoding aldehyde dehydrogenase family protein, whose product MTMNTDPSTRPDDRLLTVVNPATGETLDTLPAATADDVDAAVDQARRVFDSGVWAARPPRERAAVLLRLAELMERDTEILARLDCEDAGKPITECRTGDVPGAIESIRWFAEAADKVFGRIAPTGHDHLGLMSREPVGAVAAVLPWNYPLAMAAWKIGPALAAGNSLLLKPAEATPRSALHVARLATEAGLPDGTLAVLPGYGAQAGRALARHPGIGALSFTGSTATGRRILADAAETNFKRVSLEMGGKSPQVLMPDALDFGVELIDDMIEAAFLTMGQNCTAGSRILVHEDIAAQVVARFTAAAGNLVIGDPAKPDTRTGPLISTAARDRVARAVDEAVAAGAVTHTAGMPAGLHPRGAYYPPTVVVGAPDGSRVLTEELFGPVVTVQTFACEQEAIRTANATPYGLAASLWTHDLDTAFRLARGIEAGVVSVNSYSEGDITAPFGGWKQSGFGGAERSTDAFAQWTREKTVWIRTR is encoded by the coding sequence ATGACCATGAACACCGACCCGAGCACCCGCCCGGACGACCGCCTGCTCACCGTCGTCAACCCGGCCACCGGAGAGACCCTGGACACCCTGCCGGCCGCCACCGCGGACGACGTGGACGCGGCCGTGGACCAGGCGCGCCGCGTCTTCGACAGCGGGGTGTGGGCGGCCCGGCCGCCCCGGGAGCGGGCCGCGGTCCTGCTGCGCCTCGCCGAACTGATGGAGCGTGACACCGAGATCCTGGCGCGCCTGGACTGCGAGGACGCGGGCAAACCCATCACGGAGTGCCGTACCGGCGATGTGCCGGGCGCGATCGAATCGATCCGCTGGTTCGCGGAGGCGGCCGACAAGGTCTTCGGCCGCATAGCCCCCACCGGCCACGACCACCTGGGTCTGATGAGCCGGGAACCCGTCGGAGCGGTCGCCGCCGTCCTCCCCTGGAACTATCCTCTCGCCATGGCCGCCTGGAAGATCGGGCCCGCCCTCGCCGCGGGAAACAGCCTGCTGCTCAAGCCTGCCGAGGCCACCCCGCGCTCGGCCCTCCACGTGGCCCGGCTGGCGACGGAGGCGGGACTGCCGGACGGCACCCTCGCCGTGCTGCCCGGCTACGGCGCGCAGGCCGGCCGGGCCCTCGCCCGCCACCCCGGGATCGGCGCGCTCTCGTTCACCGGCTCGACGGCGACCGGACGGCGGATCCTGGCCGACGCCGCGGAGACCAACTTCAAGCGGGTCTCCCTGGAGATGGGCGGCAAGAGCCCCCAGGTGCTGATGCCGGACGCGCTCGACTTCGGTGTCGAACTCATCGACGACATGATCGAGGCCGCGTTCCTGACGATGGGACAGAACTGCACGGCCGGCTCCCGGATCCTGGTCCACGAGGACATCGCCGCCCAGGTCGTCGCACGGTTCACGGCCGCCGCCGGGAACCTGGTCATCGGGGACCCGGCCAAGCCGGACACCCGCACAGGGCCGCTGATCAGCACCGCGGCGCGAGACCGGGTCGCCCGCGCCGTGGACGAGGCGGTCGCCGCCGGAGCCGTGACCCACACCGCCGGGATGCCGGCGGGCCTGCACCCGCGCGGGGCCTACTACCCGCCCACCGTGGTCGTCGGCGCCCCCGACGGCAGCCGGGTCCTCACCGAGGAACTGTTCGGACCCGTGGTCACCGTCCAGACCTTCGCCTGCGAGCAGGAGGCGATCCGGACGGCGAACGCCACCCCTTACGGCCTTGCCGCCTCACTGTGGACCCACGACCTCGACACCGCCTTCCGCCTCGCCCGTGGCATCGAGGCCGGAGTGGTCTCCGTCAACTCCTACAGCGAGGGCGACATCACCGCCCCGTTCGGCGGCTGGAAACAGTCCGGATTCGGCGGGGCGGAGCGGTCCACGGACGCCTTCGCGCAGTGGACCAGGGAGAAGACCGTCTGGATCCGTACCCGCTAG
- a CDS encoding AraC family transcriptional regulator: MTKAPRPENGTTRSTSATISPSILRYLHQVTEEYGVDLQPELDEVGLTETLMRSAALRVSYRQGSAVILRAVELTGDENLGLRVGAAQHLTAWGLVGFAMLASDTLKVAIEAGVRFQNVSGAMTVWSAGREGSDYVVRADLPDPMIDPNVAVFLVEEAFSSVVTLGRLVADGDLAPQEVHFAFAAPRDVQPFHDLFRCPLRFGASHNRLVVPQAWINRPMPGRDPVTYASTLELLEGQMASRRRQQDLLEILEISVAQSLPVVPSFSEQARRHASSERTLRRRLADCGTSYEAIVEGVRRERVEQLLHRPQLTLREVARQAGFSDERALRRAVRRWHGMAPLQLREGFTSETAETQGRVRGHGTQRDHP, translated from the coding sequence ATGACCAAGGCACCCCGTCCGGAGAACGGCACCACCCGCAGCACGTCGGCGACGATCTCCCCGAGCATTCTGCGCTACCTGCACCAGGTCACCGAGGAGTACGGAGTCGACCTGCAGCCGGAGCTGGACGAGGTCGGCCTGACCGAGACCCTGATGCGCTCGGCGGCCCTGCGCGTCTCCTACCGCCAGGGCAGTGCCGTCATCCTGCGCGCTGTCGAACTCACCGGGGACGAGAACCTGGGCCTGCGGGTGGGAGCCGCGCAGCACCTCACCGCCTGGGGGCTGGTGGGCTTCGCCATGCTCGCCAGCGACACCCTCAAGGTCGCCATCGAGGCGGGGGTGCGCTTCCAGAACGTGTCCGGGGCCATGACGGTCTGGTCGGCGGGCCGGGAGGGCTCCGACTACGTGGTCCGAGCCGACCTGCCGGACCCGATGATCGATCCGAACGTCGCTGTCTTCCTCGTCGAGGAGGCGTTCTCGAGCGTCGTCACCCTCGGCCGCCTCGTCGCCGACGGCGACCTGGCCCCTCAAGAGGTGCACTTCGCCTTCGCCGCTCCGCGCGACGTCCAGCCCTTCCACGACCTCTTCCGCTGCCCCCTGCGCTTCGGCGCCTCCCACAACCGGCTGGTGGTACCGCAGGCTTGGATCAACCGGCCGATGCCGGGCCGCGATCCGGTCACCTACGCCTCGACCCTCGAACTCCTCGAAGGGCAGATGGCCTCGCGCCGGCGGCAGCAGGACCTGCTGGAAATTCTGGAGATCTCCGTCGCGCAGAGCCTCCCGGTCGTCCCCTCCTTCTCCGAGCAGGCCCGCAGACACGCGTCGAGCGAGCGGACGCTGCGCCGTCGCCTGGCCGACTGCGGCACCTCCTACGAGGCGATCGTCGAGGGCGTCCGTCGTGAGCGCGTCGAACAGCTGCTGCATCGCCCTCAGCTGACCCTGCGTGAGGTGGCCCGCCAGGCGGGCTTCTCCGACGAACGCGCCCTGCGCCGGGCTGTCCGCCGCTGGCACGGCATGGCCCCGTTGCAGCTGCGCGAGGGCTTCACTTCGGAGACAGCGGAAACACAAGGCCGGGTCAGGGGCCACGGAACCCAACGTGACCATCCGTAA
- a CDS encoding serine/threonine-protein kinase — translation MSASRSRRSTGRLHMKVRRSPFSTAPDMPAEVVAGRYRLGAKLGSGGAADVYEGIDRRLRRQVAVKVFRPGGEPALEQRFRDEAVLLAGLQHPGLVTLHDAGRHQDRPFLVMELVKGPTLAQRISAGAMEPPHVIQLGTALARALAHVHAAGIVHRDVKPSNVLLDTEDRPRLADFGISRMMDATRHTASGALLGTAAYLAPEQVLGKAVGQSADIYALGLVLLECLKGELEYGGTPLEAAVARLHRPPVLPSSVSPRLAELLHAMTALEDKARPDAEQCAKQLSALSAERFTPTVPSVPQQASKAFRTRRPLLATGAAVLTALLGTTLVVSADGEGNSDGRSAAGSLESTPLQQPSPTTSPESPRTAAGQSAVSAPPPSKAHRPATSAAAGPQARTPSAAPTDSPGPGTSADPKDAQNSRPRPGAAQATDKKPPEKSAKPKDPTAEKEHR, via the coding sequence ATGTCCGCGTCCAGATCGCGGCGCAGCACCGGGAGATTACATATGAAGGTGCGCCGATCACCCTTCTCCACGGCGCCTGACATGCCCGCCGAAGTCGTGGCCGGCCGATACCGGTTGGGAGCCAAGCTCGGCTCCGGTGGCGCCGCCGACGTGTACGAGGGGATCGATCGCCGCCTCAGACGTCAGGTGGCCGTCAAGGTCTTCCGGCCCGGCGGCGAGCCTGCGCTGGAGCAGCGCTTCAGGGACGAGGCCGTGCTGCTGGCCGGGCTGCAGCACCCGGGGCTGGTCACTCTCCACGACGCCGGCCGCCACCAGGACCGCCCCTTCCTCGTGATGGAGCTGGTCAAAGGCCCCACCCTGGCCCAGCGCATCTCGGCAGGGGCCATGGAACCTCCCCATGTGATCCAGCTCGGCACCGCACTCGCCAGAGCCCTCGCTCATGTCCACGCGGCGGGCATCGTCCACCGCGACGTCAAACCGTCGAACGTCCTGCTGGACACCGAAGACCGACCGCGCCTCGCCGACTTCGGCATCTCACGGATGATGGACGCCACCCGGCACACGGCTTCCGGGGCACTCCTCGGGACCGCCGCCTACCTCGCACCGGAGCAGGTACTGGGCAAGGCAGTGGGACAGTCCGCCGACATCTACGCACTCGGACTGGTCCTGCTGGAATGTCTGAAGGGCGAACTCGAATACGGCGGCACGCCCCTTGAAGCCGCCGTGGCTCGCCTGCACCGCCCGCCCGTACTTCCGAGCTCGGTGTCCCCGCGGCTGGCCGAACTGCTGCATGCCATGACGGCTCTTGAGGACAAGGCACGGCCTGACGCCGAGCAGTGCGCCAAGCAACTCTCCGCCCTGTCCGCTGAGAGGTTCACGCCAACCGTGCCGAGCGTCCCGCAACAGGCGTCCAAGGCCTTCCGCACCCGTCGCCCACTGCTGGCCACCGGTGCTGCCGTGCTCACAGCGCTCCTCGGCACCACCCTGGTCGTCTCGGCGGACGGTGAGGGCAACAGCGACGGCCGGTCCGCCGCCGGTTCGCTCGAATCCACGCCGTTGCAGCAGCCCTCCCCCACCACCTCTCCGGAAAGCCCACGGACAGCGGCCGGTCAGTCGGCCGTGTCGGCCCCACCTCCGTCGAAGGCTCATCGTCCCGCGACGTCGGCTGCTGCCGGCCCGCAGGCCCGTACGCCGTCGGCCGCTCCGACGGACAGTCCCGGCCCGGGAACGTCAGCGGATCCCAAAGACGCGCAGAACAGCCGCCCCCGCCCGGGCGCCGCTCAGGCCACCGACAAGAAACCGCCCGAGAAGTCAGCGAAACCGAAAGACCCGACCGCGGAGAAGGAACACCGCTGA
- a CDS encoding dihydrofolate reductase family protein: MSASVLDMSMSLDGYIADPNDFLGGDDGERLHKWADPEGETGTLSEPAAQFQDEWKKAGAVLAGRRTAELMDHWGGDHGGLPIFVPSHRPPGPAARWGYPLVTYVTDGIESAMAQAKAAAGDKDVQVRGAYTAQRALEAGVLDEVQIHQIPVLLGAGRRLFDVLPSEIELEIIRVIDTPEATHIRYRVRR; this comes from the coding sequence GTGTCCGCATCAGTGCTCGACATGTCGATGTCACTCGACGGATATATCGCCGATCCAAACGATTTTCTGGGCGGCGACGATGGTGAACGACTGCACAAGTGGGCCGATCCGGAGGGCGAGACCGGCACGTTGTCCGAGCCGGCCGCGCAATTCCAGGACGAATGGAAGAAAGCCGGTGCGGTGCTCGCGGGACGACGCACTGCCGAGCTCATGGATCACTGGGGCGGTGATCACGGTGGTCTTCCGATCTTCGTGCCCAGTCACCGCCCGCCCGGCCCCGCCGCCCGTTGGGGCTATCCGTTGGTGACCTACGTGACCGACGGGATCGAGAGCGCGATGGCACAGGCCAAGGCTGCCGCCGGGGACAAGGACGTGCAGGTGCGTGGCGCGTACACGGCGCAACGGGCGCTTGAGGCCGGGGTGCTGGATGAGGTGCAGATCCATCAGATCCCGGTGCTGCTGGGTGCCGGCCGTCGCCTGTTCGACGTCTTGCCGTCGGAGATCGAGTTGGAGATCATCCGGGTGATCGACACGCCGGAGGCCACGCACATCCGATATCGCGTCCGTCGCTGA
- a CDS encoding STAS domain-containing protein, whose product MSVDQYSFSWDADFMDRVPAPGGRLRISSTTVGDRMIVPVVGEVDELTSPQLRAELLAAVISGARCVEVDFTQVSFCDCSGLTALLSARRQAQEAGIRFGVSGPVTPVVERLFSLTGVDAVLRS is encoded by the coding sequence GTGTCGGTTGACCAGTATTCCTTCAGTTGGGACGCTGATTTCATGGACAGGGTGCCAGCGCCCGGTGGCCGACTGCGTATCTCCAGCACGACGGTTGGCGATCGGATGATCGTGCCGGTAGTGGGCGAGGTGGATGAACTGACGTCGCCCCAGTTGCGTGCCGAATTGCTGGCCGCTGTCATCAGCGGTGCGCGATGTGTCGAGGTGGACTTCACACAGGTGTCCTTCTGTGACTGCTCTGGACTGACTGCCCTGCTCAGTGCCCGTCGGCAGGCTCAGGAAGCGGGAATCCGCTTCGGTGTGTCGGGCCCAGTCACGCCAGTGGTCGAGCGGCTGTTCTCACTGACCGGAGTGGACGCTGTGCTGCGGAGTTGA